The DNA region GTTGGTGTTATGACTTGGGATTCAACTACTGCTGGATTGACTGGCAACGGTataggttctgacgtcgattatgtccgagatGCTGGAAGCAGACACTGAGTCTTGGAAGAAACTCGTGCTCCTGAATGCTATAGATGTGTTAATTTAgtacaaaaacaaatcaaatcctACCATTCAACGTGGTCGGCCCGTCAAACTCGTCTTGGTCCAACTCCTGGGCAATGTCCCCCAGATCGATGCCTCCGCCGTCCTCGGAACCAGTCGACGGAGAACCGAGCTTGTCCCGCTGGAATCCGCCGATGGCTCCCCCGCTGCCACTCATTCGCATCATATCTGCCATGATGGCCCTTGTTGTTTCCCCCCCGCTTCAATCCGCCCAATGTCACCCGTCTCCTCAACCCGTTGCCACCACTCCCAGCGATCCGATCCTCTTCCTGGGGGGTAGGTTCGCTGATGTTCGCTGAAAAGACGAAAACAGAAAAAACGGTTCTTTGACAACTTCCGCAaacattttctttgttttgcgAGGCCCTTTTCGTCCTCCACGACCGCAGTAGgctgattttttcaatgttcgCACGCCTACTGCAGCGCAAACAACACCAAAGGCAACAAAAGCAAAAGTTTGTCAATACGATGTTTGGCCGGAAAATCGACCGAATTCGACATCCGATAACTAATGTTTCACCTACCTGTGCACACCGGTAACAGAGGATCACTTTTACACCATATTTATCTCGATTTTAACCATTTACGAGCgattaaaacaacattttacCAAGACACCAGATTATGGATGATTAATCGGGAATAATATTGGAGTCAGCGAAggaaaaaagtctgacaaaaGCTGTCACTGCTCGGCTGATACTGGAACAGACGTACGTTCTGGCGAATCTGCCTTATCGACTCTTGGGTGCGTTCGtttttagattttgaaactcactaatgatttttaatataaaaactagaactgaaaattaaaaaaatacgtgttttcataaattttaagttAGTTGCAACTTTAAAGAGTTATTAAATAAAACCAGAGATTCAATCTAAATCATCTAAATATTATTGTGCGAAACGTGGTTTCAAACGAAAGGACCATTCTGAAAGCGAACCATGCGACTAGGGATGCTAAAGACTCGTACACTGCTCAAGTGCTTACAgggtttaacaaaaaatcaaattattcgagcaaaattaataatttataaGGGAAAATTTACAGGGgaaaaaatcaaccaaatgaagtttaaagtattttatttgCTAAACAACAAACATCTCGTAAGCCTAGTAGTTCATTACATTAAACATGTCGAAATTTGTGGGTTTATTTTTCTCTACAACTAAAGCAAACTAATGTACAGCCAGTGCCTTAAATACTAAAAGATTCGCCGCATCCACACGTGCCCTTGATGTTGGGATTGTTGAAAACAAACTCCGCAGAAAGTTTGTTTTCTACAAAGTCCATTTCGGTGCCTGGAAgttgaagaaaatattttgtGGAATATTTAATGGTTTTAATACGGGGTGTCGTTACTCACCTAGCAGGGAAAGTTGAGCTTTTTTGTCAATCAAAACTTTAACGCCATCTTGAACGACTTCCTCGTCCATTTTGTCTGAAATTAAAGGAGAATATAGTTTTAATTGGCAATTCGATTTCTTTTTCGATACGCATCTTTCTTcataattttaatacattttgcagttttttgttgttgcaaaaAGTGAAGTACATATCTCGATATTATTGACAGGAATTTTCAAATGacctatttaaattttgttcagcATTTCAGATCCTTTgaccacgtagcccagtggtaacgcttccgcctcgttaGCGGTATATCAGGGTTCAAATCcaggctcggaccaacacaactggtgatcttttcccttctggattcgattgcttagtaaagggaaggtagtgtatcgtcacatcTTAACAtattaacattaagttgattaatgaattgtcactgaatccgctttgtaaatgccggccccgggtgttcccctcaggagcagggaaagatttacttattTCAGATCCTAGCagcacaaaaacttttaaaaacatttgtaacagcttaattttcatcaaaatattagaAATCCGACATTAAAAATGTGCAtgattatcacttaagtggtcataacttttgatagggttgtcagatctccaaTCTTTAAAGCttattagaaaggtcttttcactatatctttttgccttctttaacttactgaggaaaggctataaaatcactcgaaaattgaactttttaaatacacctcctagatataccttcacgtatacatatcgacttagaatcaaattctgagcaaatgtctgtggggatgtgtgtagacatagtttttttccacacgattatctcagaactggctgaacctattttggcCGGATTAGCCTTTTTAGGTCCGTTTTGGGGTCTAGTAAGaccatattgaaaattatcctgtttagtgaagtatttGAGAAGTTATGCTATTAAACAGATTTTAGTAGATataaaaaagggtgattttttgcataacctcaaaaggccgggtctttttgtttacgcgcAAGAGACACACCAGATTCGTTTGCCACATTGCtgcaaatgagagtctgcatgttttctggaaaagtctgtaccAGGTATATTTTTTACTTCTTGAACTTATTTTCCTTTGGTTGCTGCGATTAGGTttggaccgagtcggctttagaaattaaattaaattacttTGACCATGTGAAAAAGGGATCAATCACCTAattgtggattaagaaacgtatTTTAAATATACAATAAGAAGGTGTTTCTTATAAAAAGCTTTTGTAGCTTACGATAACTTTTGAAGTTCtcaaacttgctgattttttgaagttcttaaaattgctgattttgaatagagACAAATGGGAACCCAATACTGATTGAATGGgaccaaattggtaaaaatccATTCAGCCAGTCTGGAGATAGtcgagtaacatttttttttgtccacacACCTACACACACTCGCACAGAAACCCAGCGAGAATTTTGTCTCGAGTCAATTTGGTTCGAGATCGAGCTTAAATCGACTCgaagctcgagccaaaattctaaCTGGGCATTTGCACAGaacttgattctgagtcgatatgtatacgtgatgGTGGGTCTAGAAGGTCAAATTGTCAATATCGGGAATTGAACTCCCAATTCTTTTCTTATAAGGCGGAAGAGTTAACACATGGCCCGGTTCCACTATTAAAAACatgtcaattttagaaataagtTTTTTCGAGAAATCAGAAAAATGCTTGAAAGCATCCATTCATTTGATCTTTATATTACTTTGGTGTAGTTTCTATCTCCGTTTTCTATCTTAAAGTTACCTCCTTAACCTGATAAAAAGATGTAAACTAACAGGCTCTCCtcacaaataaacaatcaattacaattacaatttaaaACGCGTTTTGGAAGCATAATTTCAATGTGAAAGtgtgttaaaatttaaatttaacccAATAATGTATAATTTAGACATGTTTACAAAGAACACTTTCTAGAATAAGTCAATGTTGTTTTCGACGCTCTTATATAAGTCAACTAACCTTTGGTTGTAGCATAATCAAGGGTGTAGGACAATCCGTTGCATCCCCGCTGCCGGACACCGACCTTTAACCCAATCTATAAACAACAAGTTAATCTTTAATCACCGGGGATAACGACCTTCATGCTGAAACTCACGTATTCGGATTTCCCTTGCAAAAGTTGCTTGATTCTGTTGACCGCCGCGGGAGTCTGCaacgcaaaattttgttaattttttcgtCCACTTTGCTTAGAAGCGATCTGGCGCTAAAATCTTACCAAAGTGAGTGCCGCCCGGGTTGGTAACAGTTTACGGTTCTTCAGCGCCCTCACGGTAGCCGTGGCCACCACTTTCGATGCCATTTCAGTGCGCAACAAGGAGATTTACGGAGGATTTGGAAATCACGATATAATTTAGTGcattattttccaaatttcgcaatcaaacacAACACAGCTGATTCGAGCAACTGTCAAAAGGTTCACTTTCCAGTGCGTTCCCGCTCTTGACGTTTCTCCCGCGGGTCGCTCTCGTTTATCAAAATAGATCAAAATAATACGTGCGGATCGCAATTTTTTCGATGCTGGCCATTATTTGGTAGAGTTCGGTGCTGTTCGGGTCGTTCGTGCGTCGTGTCTGTCTTGGCTTGCGTTTTGAGAGTTGGTCGCAGTGCAGTAGGCGCTTTAGAACCGGGGAACCGCGCACACAGCTTGTACGGAGTGGAACCAGGACCGTTTCGGGACACGATGATGGCCTCGGAAGCTGCGGACACGGACGATAGCAACGCGTTCtgcgaaaaaatcatcaacgaGATCGATGCCGTGTTCCTCAAGGACCCCGAGCTGTGAGTATTCGAGTGGCAGAAGTTGTTCATTCTTTGTCAAGGACGGGAACGGACGACTATCTGGGGGCTGCCCGGGCTCGTAATGGGACAATCCAATTGATCACGCGCGCAAAATATAATTGAGAATAATGGTATGGTTGATCTGCACAGAGAGGAAACCGTTGTCATTGATCTGGAGGTCAATTGCAAAAAAGAATGGAACAATGCAGATTGCACTTGAAGTTACTGCAATATCTTGGGATGTTTAATTAGGTCAGATCGAATACCTTCTTAAATTAGTAAAAATAATGAGCctctttttgaaagtatttcaaattacaaattcAAGACCACTTGCCCTGAAAACCAAAAACTTTGTGCGCCACTTTTGACTTGTTTAAATTGAGATTAATTCCTGCCAATTGGTCAATTCAATCTGCTTCGTTAAcgttgttgtcgtcgtcgtcgttgtcgccACGGGTCCCGAGGGTGTGTCGCGCCGTCGACGGCCATCGTTTTACCGCGGTTAGtgaagaaaacataaaaagttCTCCGCTATCGCGTGATGGAAccatttgatgcttttctgtaTGATTTACGAAGATCTGTTGCTATAAGATATACgcaatttttaaattggtaTGCAGGGGGACGGATTTTAATTGGTAACCTAGAAGCGAAGCGGAAAAGAATTCAATGAAACGAGTCTCGAGTTAAATGTTGTTCATGGTTTTAATGCCTTTATGTGGCttatatttttagttaaatgaaatgcaaagtttttttttggcaaaagacACAGTTTAAAGATAAAGGCGTTGATAAACGTAATTCATGTTAGTAAAGTTCATCGGTAGATAATACTGAATAtgcaataaggctttctagtcagaaatttaccaatacattcaaagtatgtttacattacagctggacgtttgtttgcatcaggattcttatctctttctagcaaaagttttttgtcaggcgacttctagctggtttttttgactgactgcccgaaatgtcagccaacatacttcgcagggctgtgacagctacagctcgatcattgtttgcatcaggacactgtgacgaggagttcgtcatttttgagttaaattatatttttttcactgggcctagaaagccttattatgGTTTGGTTATGTTTTgtgtgttaagttttcgcgaaaaaaaaaatggatttcctcctgatttctacaATAATGtggcaggccaagggtgcatgatactgatgatactcgtcggttgacacccaggcgaggaacatcccggaaggagcccaactacatccgtagtgctgtttggacaaaacagcatggctctggttccttgcaagtgtcctattttcttacctccacgttggcttggtttagtcattatcattgttggaattcgagcgagaagaaggaaagcatttctcgctcgcgaacgagggagagaacttgtaggttcttttctcttctcgctcgcgctcgcattttcgttcgcgttctcgctctcaccgcgagcgctcgcgagcgcctcgtgctagccgttcgtcccaagctagcaatttgtttatcaggcttatgaatacgaaccaggcgatggtatagaggtgtaacttcaatcgctgtgttgttttttgttcgtttctaacacgttcaacttctcgcgaacgggcaattctggctcgcgagaaagcccgttcgcgagcggaggagagcacgggcaatcggtgagtttctctcggcagctcgagactcgcggcgagaactcgagagggagaaaattttctcgcgagagcgcgataataccaacactggtcattatgatgacaaggtgtaacctagctggtggcctgtggaaacgactcgtaaacctttgaccagcgagggtcagagtagagacggctaggagaaaggggcgcgacaatgtgggaaagggaagtaatttgtgattgtagacggtattgttttgattcgcagtatgttgagtcaactgctgtggatgtacctgagcatcgcagaacggggtttctcttctttccatttcagctaacagctatcttctgtttattttgtttcactgattttctaaaatgGCTTCTGTGTACTATCcttcatttgatttcgattttacttatttgattctcttatttctcaacgcttttccactctattttaccaattgatgctgctgtaacaaactgtctgctttcccttaatttggcagcgatgtcaattttgttttgtttattgtgtgccttttttttatttatctatttgaataatttctcatcttccctgtaaattgccctcaatacaatctaagcttgtttgttaatttctttatctacttcataaattactatctttcttttactgttgattctttacatagtatatttccttcactgtccattgttttgaaacttcacctttttcttaagcaagtgaggttcgagcccttactcaatttatggaatgattaaaggattaacacaaatattactattgtacttttgataaactttttttaaaatgcttaggaccaaaatattcgcaattcgcaattttcagtgtaagaacgggccttgaccgatcttatgcaccaggttcccgacgaacacgcactgcccttacacctacaaaCCTACAAATGCTTAGGAcataaaattgtaacaaaacaccgcgacaaaagaaatagcaacagataaacagactcaacaatagggaagatttcaggagaaaacaatacacagtaaataacaattagtttttgaactcaaactaaaaataaaacagtttttgctttaatgaaagttaatAGGCACAcattaaatggttaggcgcttatacttacatcaaaccctacgcaaTGTACTACCCCGGCccagttaaaatgcgtaaccggaaaagagggtgtgcatgcctggcacgaacactcacagcgtgttctagcgtgctgctcgtactgactcagagcaagggtgggggcaaaaaaaaaaaaataaaaatttaaataacaagccatagtcttcacatttcaatgaaaaaggtgttttaaaatgccttttacactagttcagttgttttgcaatcattagttttcaaaaaatctaagatctgacaaaaacaaaaaaatgatcaaaaaaaaaaagattttgcatcgaaaattttcaaaaaatcttaagattttttaataaacccaaacatgctaaaaatgattttaaacgcaggagaatgtattttaattcgatttcagttggttgcacttgaattttcattgaaattttgaagtttattgtaaaaattttttttttgctccctgatttttcgggccaattttgaaggggggggtgacaaaaacttttaaaaatatttgtaccagccttattgatgcttcaaaatcgtgtgctctttcaaaagagtctAAAACATCCAGTTTGTACTTTGTTCTATAAATCTGGaggaaatcaacttttttttgtgaaaacttaacacgtagctttATGTGTGGAACAAACAtgccttgcgtttttctcagcttgctgtttttgcatatgggacatttatgcgaacatgggcattATATATGTATTTATATAGTTTATTGGCTTTATGAGGTTTAGAgttttcttatttatttatttatttatttatttatttatttatttatttatttatccaCTCAAGAAATATggtataatttcatttttttccagcacGGGCTTTGAGATAATCCCGATGCCATCCAACACGAACAAATCTCCGGTTATTCACGCGGAGCACAATCTGGGCCTACAATCGTGGTGCGTAAAGTACATCTACGAATACGCCCACCGGTTGATCCTGCGCTACAAGACCGAATGTGGCCGACCAACGGGTGCAAACGGTTCGGCCAACTCCTCTTCCGGCAACAGTAACAGCAACaccaccagcaacaacaacaacactacGACAGGCGGCAGCTCCTCGCTTTTGGCCGTTCTCGGGGCTGGTAACAACTCCATCGTCAAGTACCTGAACTGTGCCATCCTCATCAATCCGGACGTGGCCACCTTCTGGAATCTCCGAAGACAGCTGTTTGCCCGGAACCGGCTGGACATAACGAAAGAGTTTCAATTTGCAACGGTGGTGCTGAGCAAAAAGCCAAAATCAAACGAAGCGTTCGCCTATCGCCGGTGGTTGTACCTGTTTCAAAGTGAGTTGGggcaatgtttttttgtttagttcaagaataatttcatttttaattttttattctagGCTACGATGCAATCGATTGGTCGTTCGAGATTGGTTTGTGCGAAAAGTGTGCGGATAAAAGTACCACAAACTATCACGCCTGGTGCCACCGCCAGTGGGCCATCATGAAGGCTCCTCATCTGttgaagtttgaaatttttaaaacggaAAAGTTCATCCGCAAGCACATCCATGACTTCAGCTGCTACAATCATCGTCAGTTTGTGTTGGCTAAAATGTCCGAAGTTGGATATTACGACGAGGACGATGGTAGGAATTTCGAAGAACTGTTCCGTTACGTTGGCCAGTTGCTGAACGACGCCACAATAGACAACGTGGATGATCTGCTCAGCTGGCTGGCGCCGAGCATCCTGCGGGAGGGCATGAACGAAATCCGGCTGCATTCGTTTCTGTTTTGCCTTAATCTGGCAGCGTACGATTTGCGGTTCTGCGAGGAATTGCGCGCGTTGTACGGAGAATCGCACGCATTTGAGAATCACCGCCGCTTCATGGTGAAGTTCATCGTTGACCAATGCCGTGGGGCCGCGTGCTCGCTCACTGACGCTGGTAGCGGTGGAAACGGCGTCACCGGCCAGCAACCGATGAGCAAAATAACCAAACTCGACGATCAGGACAGTGTTTTCCTTCGCGCAATCAAAAACAGTGAAATGAACCGCACAGCTCCTCAGCATAAAAAATGGTGCAAACTGTTTCTAGGTTTCGATATTGAATGAAAGACATTataattttagcttttttatAATTGGCAGACATCAAAACTGACTGCAGCACATTGTTTTATAACAGTTCCTAGATTTTTAAGTAGCCGAAATGAACAACAATTGTTACTCATTCTGTCGACAGTCATTGTACCGTAGCTTTGTTTCAATTTCTCCTTTGCTTACTAGTAACATGTTCTTCTCTACTCTTTTATCGTAGCACCTACTTGTGTTTTAAATTtgtgtatttattttgttatttttgaatcatGTTATGTTGCATCAGTTCTCGaagctttttttatattcatataCTTTGGAAATAGTTTACACCAGCATTGCCAGCAAATGTATAGGGATCCGAATCATTATATTAATGAGAGACACTTTGTCACCACTTCAATCAAGCCTCTTGTTGAGTAAAATGTTAGTTTGAGCTGAGAGATAGTTTAGCTGGAAGCAATAAATCTGCAAGATTTTCGTTACCTTACAACTTTTATATTCCTTTTCACCATATCCGAAATACCATAAGCGGCGTTATTTCAAGATCTTACACGgattgttctagaggtcgtattgaGGTGTCCTGATTTCGATGAAActatcagcgtttgtttgtctttaCATGGGATGAAATCATGAGAAACATGAAATTGCTcgcattattgaaaaacacgatGAACTCTTATTCTCTATactgcatttgaaaggtctttttggAGCTTCAAGCTGTTGCTCATGCAATTTGTTTCATAACAAAGATTGAGAAAGCATGagacaaaatttcgaaaattacatAGATTTCAGAACCTCGACAAAAAGCAAAGTGATCCCCTGGTCTTTTGCGTCCGAagattaggcgtcatccataaagtatgtcacgctaaaatctgccaaaattacccccccccccttcatccCTTccatgtcacactttgtcactcAGCTCAGCTCCGACCACCCTCGAGAAGTACAGTACGTCACGTTTTGTTGAACCCCCACCCCCgtctagatttttttaacaattttgcatGAATTATAAATACACTCAGAAAAAAGTACTGGCAAAATCCATAAGAACGTCTTATGACCTTTCGACATCTGGATTTTATTCGGATTTCATAAGATTTTCTTATGGCTGGGAGGGGAAATTTGACAAAGCCGTCACTTAAGATTTCCATTGAGCTATCTTATGATATTGGTACGAAGATTTTTATGACTtcaacaattattttattatggatATCAGTGTTCTTCATAGAGCAATCTTATGATATTTGTAAGAAGTTTTTTGTGACTTTAATAATTATGTTATTATGGATATCAttgtttattattattgttttataCTGGCATACATATTAAATTAAGATCTAGATTTGATTGGGATACTGTGAAGGCCAAAGTTCTCCAGAACGATGCTCTCTGATCCGTTTTCATCACCGGTCCCCGAAGAGTCGCGCCAAGGCAGGTTCACTTGGGTTCTTTACTTTCCCGAATTTCTCCGATTCCGAACCAGATCTAGCCGGCGGCCACGAGATCTGTGCCCTTGGCGGTCAAAGAACGGCGATCCGGGACGTGCAAGAGCCTCGCGTCTCGATCGGCAGAATTGTTTTCCGGGAAGAGCTCGTCGCGTCACTCTCGCTGAAGCTCGGGATTTATTCCACCGGATCGGTCTGTGGAGTGAAATTTAGGTTAAATTCTGGTTCAATTTCAAACATGTGTACTTACGTTAGATTTTGCGAGTCCGTTTTGGCCGGGGGCACAAGATGCCGTCCTTGCCGGAGCCTCCAACTGGCGTCTCGATCGGTGAAATGGCGCTCTGGGATGGGCTCGTCGCTTCGTTTTCACTATTGATTTGGACCGAGCATACGCAAACGGCTTCGATTGTGAAATTGAAGTCAATGTCCTGTGAATGTAATGAAGTAATAGTTATATGCCATAAAGAATTAAAAAGCAATAACTTACGTTACGGGTCCTCTACTTGGAAACAACTTGCAACAAGTTTGCTCTTCCGACGCCATTTTAAAGTTTGGGTGAAATAAAATTGTCTTAAGCTATTTTCACACTGCTGACATTTGTAAATAGCGAATGTCCAAGCTATAAAATCCATAGGAAAATCTTATGAACTTTGTTGCCAGTtcttataaaaaaacaacaacatggcATTGGTCGAACAGCATTGGAAAATCTTTTGTAAAGCATGCGCTGATTCGATCTGATATCATAAGCTTTGCTATTGCTTTCATTAGCTTAATTATGAATTTCGTGAGGGCCTCAATGGACACAGCTGGGacacagagtaatccagagggaGCACTGGCATTTGATTTATGGTTGCGTTACGCGGTACATCGTGGTACATCCCCCCTTCAGCAAAACTTTCGGTTGTCGTAACGCACGAGGCAAACTGACATTTGAGCGTTACTTTTTTCAAGCGTTCAGAtctacccagtcaaatcaatccgaattctgaaacggaatctaattagaatcgtacacaaattccgtttcaaacgcaacaaccggttcgaacacggaaccggttgttgcgtttgaaacggaatttgtatacgattctaaatagattccgtttcagaattcggattgatttgactgggtaagAGCTCTTAGGTTCTGATGACTTTTCTATAAGCtgtcaatttttttcacaattccaAAATCAACAATTCGAATTTTCTAATGGctctaaaataaatcaaaaagaaTGCATACGAAAATTTCAGGGCGTTGGCTGTGTTTTAAGAAGATTTCTGGAGCTGTTGCGGTTCTCCAGTGCGTTAAAGTCGGAACATACAGTTTACCGTTGTGACCGAACTCTTTGTCGTGGACAGAAAGGGGCAGATTGTCGAATTTACCTATTGAATAtttctaattaatttctttgGGGAGTAACGGACCATACAAGAAATATAGGTGTCGATGGAAGCTTTTTGCTTTTAATATACTTTAGTTTATAATCCTCATACTGGGCTGAATTGGAGCATTGACCCAGTGCCTGCAGATTCCACCGTTGGCGTTCATGGCCACCAGGTTGAAGTACGAATAGACCCTGTGCTGTCAGGATGGAAGCAACATCCAACAGTCTTAGCACAATTTTAGTCGACTATTTTGGTTCGGTTGAGCTGGTCCAACGGGGATGTTGATTAATTGTAAACTTCAGCGTAATGAGGAGGATTAAATGACCCCTTGGGCGTACGGTTCTGATTAAAAGGTTCATCACGAAGATCTTGAGGTGGTCGTCTTCTAACAGTTGCAAGAAGTTTAAAGCTCCCCAAGTTCTTTTAAATGTTCTAAAGAaacattgacatttttaaactcCACGTCATTCCATGCTCAGCActtgtcaaaacaaacaaatcgaaaaaaaaaactgagtttactatgatgaaaatattcatcaggaaacgCATAACGCAGCTACGATACCAAAGGGTAAGCTCGTAACGCAGCCACAAAATTCGATGACTTTTGTTCGGACTGCGtcctctggattactctgtggcTGGGACCTCGTTCATAAGACTTAACTTATGATATTAATAGGAGCTTTTTTCTCAGTGTagacaaaaaaagcaaagcaatccactttaacgacccccgggtcttatgtgggctctgttgcaagtttctgttcatctctaggcatccgaaggttatgtgtgatg from Culex quinquefasciatus strain JHB chromosome 3, VPISU_Cqui_1.0_pri_paternal, whole genome shotgun sequence includes:
- the LOC6034000 gene encoding iron-sulfur cluster assembly 1 homolog, mitochondrial; protein product: MASKVVATATVRALKNRKLLPTRAALTLTPAAVNRIKQLLQGKSEYIGLKVGVRQRGCNGLSYTLDYATTKDKMDEEVVQDGVKVLIDKKAQLSLLGTEMDFVENKLSAEFVFNNPNIKGTCGCGESFSI
- the LOC6034001 gene encoding protein prenyltransferase alpha subunit repeat-containing protein 1, producing MMASEAADTDDSNAFCEKIINEIDAVFLKDPELTGFEIIPMPSNTNKSPVIHAEHNLGLQSWCVKYIYEYAHRLILRYKTECGRPTGANGSANSSSGNSNSNTTSNNNNTTTGGSSSLLAVLGAGNNSIVKYLNCAILINPDVATFWNLRRQLFARNRLDITKEFQFATVVLSKKPKSNEAFAYRRWLYLFQSYDAIDWSFEIGLCEKCADKSTTNYHAWCHRQWAIMKAPHLLKFEIFKTEKFIRKHIHDFSCYNHRQFVLAKMSEVGYYDEDDGRNFEELFRYVGQLLNDATIDNVDDLLSWLAPSILREGMNEIRLHSFLFCLNLAAYDLRFCEELRALYGESHAFENHRRFMVKFIVDQCRGAACSLTDAGSGGNGVTGQQPMSKITKLDDQDSVFLRAIKNSEMNRTAPQHKKWCKLFLGFDIE